Proteins co-encoded in one Arachis hypogaea cultivar Tifrunner chromosome 11, arahy.Tifrunner.gnm2.J5K5, whole genome shotgun sequence genomic window:
- the LOC112722993 gene encoding small ribosomal subunit protein uS8z/uS8w yields MVRVSVLNDALKSMYNAEKRGKRQVMIRPSSKVIIKFLLVMQKHGYIGEFEYVDDHRAGKIVVELNGRLNKCGVISPRFDVGVKEIESWTARLLPSRQFGYIVLTTSAGIMDHEEARRKNAGGKVLGFFY; encoded by the exons ATGGTTAGGGTTAGTGTTTTGAACGATGCTCTGAAGAGCATGTACAATGCTGAGAAAAGAGGGAAGCGCCAAGTTATGATTAGGCCATCCTCCAAAGTCATTATCAAGTTCCTTCTTGTCATGCAGAAGCACG GTTACATTGGAGAATTTGAGTATGTTGATGACCATAGGGCTGGCAAAATCGTAGTTGAATTGAACGGCAGGCTTAACAAGTGTGGTGTAATCAGTCCCCGATTCGATGTCGGCGTTAAAGAGATCGAAAGTTGGACTGCTAGACTCCTCCCCTCAAGACAG TTTGGATATATTGTGTTGACTACCTCTGCCGGCATCATGGATCACGAAGAGGCCAGGAGAAAGAATGCTGGTGGTAAAGTTCTTGGGTTTTTCTACTAG